A genomic window from Streptomyces sp. 846.5 includes:
- a CDS encoding BadF/BadG/BcrA/BcrD ATPase family protein, which yields MGVTTIEERPTTGTESGNPVGQQQVSDEESTVGNPLGAGSIGAVGRELVPGVLAVDAGNSKTDVALVSADGQVLGTARGGGFVPHIVGSEVAVAGLAPLVAAAAADAGFDISAGQSPLATHVSACLANADLPVEEQLLQELIAGYGWSRTTVVANDTFALLRSGTDAPRGVAVVCGAGINCVGLLPDGRTARFPALGMITGDWGGGGGLANEVMWAAARAEDGRGPHTALASAAAAHFGLETALAVAEAVHLGSLEEARLHELVPVLFAAAEAGDAIALELVDRQADEVVRLAVVALRRLDLLDSPADVVLGGGVLASRQPLLLDGINARLAADAPQAVPRIVTTPPVVGAALLGLDHLAAAGLGGAPGAQERLRASYALRRARA from the coding sequence ATGGGCGTGACCACGATCGAGGAGCGGCCGACTACCGGTACGGAGAGCGGAAACCCAGTGGGGCAGCAGCAGGTGAGTGACGAGGAGAGCACCGTCGGCAACCCGCTGGGGGCCGGCAGCATCGGGGCGGTGGGGCGCGAGCTGGTCCCCGGGGTGCTCGCCGTCGACGCCGGGAACAGCAAGACGGACGTGGCCCTGGTCAGCGCCGACGGGCAGGTGCTCGGCACCGCCCGCGGCGGCGGCTTCGTCCCGCACATCGTCGGCAGCGAGGTCGCGGTGGCCGGCCTGGCGCCGCTGGTCGCGGCGGCGGCCGCCGACGCCGGATTCGACATCAGCGCAGGTCAGAGCCCACTGGCCACGCATGTCTCGGCCTGCCTGGCCAACGCCGACCTGCCTGTGGAGGAGCAGCTCCTGCAGGAGCTCATCGCCGGCTACGGCTGGTCACGGACCACCGTGGTCGCCAATGACACCTTCGCGCTGCTGCGCTCCGGCACGGACGCCCCGCGCGGCGTCGCCGTGGTCTGCGGCGCGGGCATCAACTGCGTGGGGCTGCTCCCGGACGGGCGCACCGCACGCTTCCCGGCCCTCGGCATGATCACCGGGGACTGGGGAGGCGGTGGCGGCCTGGCCAACGAGGTCATGTGGGCCGCCGCCAGAGCGGAGGACGGGCGCGGGCCGCATACCGCGCTCGCCTCCGCCGCCGCCGCCCACTTCGGCCTGGAGACGGCGCTGGCCGTGGCGGAGGCGGTGCACCTGGGCAGCCTGGAGGAGGCCCGGCTGCACGAACTGGTCCCAGTGCTGTTCGCCGCCGCCGAGGCGGGGGACGCGATCGCGCTGGAGCTGGTGGACCGTCAGGCGGACGAGGTGGTCCGGCTCGCGGTGGTCGCGCTGCGCCGGCTGGACCTGCTGGACTCCCCCGCCGACGTGGTGCTGGGCGGCGGTGTGCTGGCCTCCCGTCAGCCGCTGCTGCTGGACGGCATCAACGCGCGGCTGGCCGCGGACGCGCCGCAGGCCGTACCGCGGATCGTGACCACCCCACCGGTGGTGGGCGCCGCCCTGCTGGGCCTGGACCACCTCGCGGCGGCCGGCCTGGGCGGCGCGCCCGGCGCGCAGGAACGCCTCCGCGCCTCCTACGCCCTGCGGCGGGCGCGGGCATAG
- a CDS encoding sugar ABC transporter permease, with amino-acid sequence MATVLGIGRGSRGSGSAASLPVPPALRRKRRKELSTAVGFLSPWLIGFAVFFAYPLISTVYFSFTHYDGFNAPTFVGFKNYTYILTKNADFWQAARNTAWLVVVMVALRTVFGLGIGQLIVKVRSGSGFFRTAFYLPYLAPPVAATIGFAFLFNPGTGPVNHFLGDLGLPQPGWFTSPTWSKPSLVLLTLWGIGDLMVIFMASLLDVPTEQYEAASLDGANAFQRWRYVTLPNITPIIMFAVVTGVIQTMQFYTQAIVAGQVASGVVGNSGQQFQPGYPSGSTWTLPQLVYNIGFQNFDYGSACVISIILFVVAMAFTALLMRRRAGLVGED; translated from the coding sequence ATGGCAACCGTCCTCGGAATCGGCAGGGGCTCGCGCGGCTCCGGCAGCGCAGCGAGCCTGCCGGTTCCGCCCGCCCTGCGCCGCAAGCGCCGCAAGGAGCTGTCGACCGCGGTCGGCTTCCTCTCCCCCTGGCTGATCGGCTTCGCGGTGTTCTTCGCGTATCCGCTGATCTCCACCGTGTACTTCTCCTTCACCCACTACGACGGCTTCAACGCGCCGACCTTCGTGGGCTTCAAGAACTACACCTACATCCTCACCAAGAACGCCGACTTCTGGCAGGCCGCCCGCAACACCGCCTGGCTGGTCGTGGTGATGGTCGCGCTGCGCACCGTCTTCGGGCTCGGCATCGGGCAGTTGATCGTCAAGGTGCGCAGCGGGTCGGGATTCTTCCGCACCGCGTTCTACCTGCCGTACCTGGCCCCGCCGGTGGCCGCGACCATCGGCTTCGCCTTCCTGTTCAACCCCGGCACCGGCCCGGTGAACCACTTCCTCGGCGACCTGGGCCTGCCGCAGCCGGGCTGGTTCACCAGCCCGACCTGGTCCAAGCCCTCGCTGGTGCTGCTCACGCTGTGGGGCATCGGCGACCTGATGGTCATCTTCATGGCCTCGCTGCTGGACGTGCCGACCGAGCAGTACGAGGCGGCGTCGCTGGACGGGGCCAACGCGTTCCAGCGCTGGCGCTACGTCACCCTGCCCAACATCACCCCGATCATCATGTTCGCGGTGGTCACCGGGGTGATCCAGACCATGCAGTTCTACACCCAGGCGATCGTCGCGGGGCAGGTCGCCTCGGGCGTGGTCGGCAACTCCGGGCAGCAGTTCCAGCCCGGCTACCCGAGCGGCTCCACCTGGACGCTGCCGCAACTGGTCTACAACATCGGCTTCCAGAACTTCGACTACGGCTCCGCCTGTGTCATCTCGATCATCCTCTTCGTGGTCGCGATGGCCTTCACCGCCCTGCTCATGCGCCGCCGGGCCGGTCTCGTGGGCGAGGACTGA
- a CDS encoding ROK family transcriptional regulator: MSATGHSSGNGVTGGSNPGQPGTPSLLRAINDRAALELLLEQGPLSRSQLGGLTGLSKPTASQLLARLESAGLVVPVGTTAGRPGPGAQLYEINPEAAFVAGLHVNPWRIRASVADITGQVVGEYRLATPGRHAAGTVERVREAVAGAAEAAGLDPAVLGQVVIGTPGALDPTTGKLRYAPHLPGWHSPRLVAELTEGLGVPVALENDVNLAAVAEQQVGQARGVDDFVLLWVEDGVGAAVVLGGKLHRGHTGGAGEVGYMPLPGAPLVRNVRRENAGGFQMLTGAPAVLALAKEHGIGARTAAEAVARAVEAAERGDDAMLAALARRLATGLAAIVAVVDPELVLLSGDIPQAGGERLRFLVQEELTGLAVSRPRLGISTVEGSPVVVGALQSALATARERVFSTH; this comes from the coding sequence ATGTCCGCCACAGGCCACAGCAGCGGCAATGGAGTGACCGGCGGCAGCAACCCCGGGCAGCCGGGGACTCCGAGCCTGTTGCGCGCCATCAACGACCGGGCCGCGCTGGAGCTGCTGCTGGAGCAGGGGCCGCTGTCGCGGAGCCAGCTCGGCGGGCTGACCGGGCTGTCCAAGCCGACCGCTTCGCAGTTGCTGGCGCGGCTGGAGAGCGCGGGGCTGGTGGTGCCGGTCGGCACCACCGCGGGGCGGCCCGGGCCCGGCGCGCAGCTGTACGAGATCAACCCCGAGGCCGCCTTCGTCGCCGGGCTGCACGTCAACCCGTGGCGGATCCGCGCCTCGGTCGCGGACATCACCGGTCAGGTCGTCGGCGAGTACCGGCTGGCCACCCCGGGGCGGCATGCCGCGGGGACGGTCGAGCGGGTCCGCGAGGCCGTCGCGGGGGCCGCCGAGGCGGCCGGGCTGGATCCGGCGGTGCTCGGGCAGGTCGTGATCGGCACGCCCGGCGCGTTGGACCCGACCACCGGGAAGCTCCGCTACGCCCCCCACCTGCCGGGCTGGCACTCGCCGCGCCTGGTGGCGGAGCTGACCGAGGGGCTGGGCGTCCCGGTCGCGCTGGAGAACGACGTCAACCTGGCCGCGGTGGCCGAACAGCAGGTCGGGCAGGCCCGCGGGGTGGACGACTTCGTCCTGCTGTGGGTCGAGGACGGGGTCGGCGCGGCCGTCGTGCTCGGCGGCAAGCTGCACCGGGGCCACACCGGGGGCGCGGGCGAGGTCGGCTACATGCCGCTTCCGGGCGCGCCGCTGGTCCGCAACGTCCGTCGGGAGAACGCCGGCGGATTCCAGATGCTGACCGGCGCCCCCGCCGTGCTGGCGCTGGCCAAGGAGCACGGCATCGGCGCACGGACCGCGGCGGAGGCCGTGGCCAGGGCCGTGGAGGCGGCGGAGCGGGGCGACGACGCCATGCTGGCCGCGCTGGCGCGGCGGCTGGCGACCGGTCTGGCCGCGATCGTCGCCGTGGTGGACCCGGAGCTCGTCCTGCTCAGCGGTGACATTCCGCAGGCGGGCGGGGAGCGCCTGCGCTTCCTGGTCCAGGAGGAGCTGACCGGTCTGGCCGTGTCCCGGCCGCGGCTCGGGATCAGCACCGTCGAAGGCTCACCGGTGGTCGTCGGGGCGCTGCAGTCGGCGCTCGCGACTGCCAGGGAGCGCGTTTTCAGTACCCACTAG
- a CDS encoding YrdB family protein translates to MTAIPGPLHTVNEGLAFLLELAAFAVLAWWGFSTGSGVPVHLLLGLGTPAAAMVLWGLIAAPKARFRVPLPGVLLLKAAVFGGAAACLAVLGHGGWAITFGAVALVNTVVATVDRNALFHSRRADGDG, encoded by the coding sequence GTGACTGCCATCCCCGGACCACTGCACACGGTGAACGAGGGCCTGGCCTTCCTGCTGGAGCTGGCCGCCTTCGCCGTCCTGGCCTGGTGGGGGTTCAGCACCGGGAGCGGAGTGCCGGTGCACCTGCTGCTCGGGCTCGGCACGCCTGCCGCGGCGATGGTGCTGTGGGGGCTGATCGCCGCGCCCAAGGCCAGGTTCCGGGTGCCGCTGCCTGGGGTGCTGCTGCTGAAGGCGGCGGTCTTCGGTGGCGCGGCGGCCTGCCTCGCCGTGCTCGGTCACGGTGGGTGGGCGATCACCTTCGGCGCCGTCGCCCTGGTCAACACGGTGGTGGCGACGGTGGACCGCAACGCGTTGTTCCACAGCCGGCGCGCCGACGGGGACGGGTGA
- a CDS encoding carbohydrate ABC transporter permease, with the protein MSDTAVQTPGETPGSAPVTVRSRSGVPSSSDAAWRKAKRQRRLEWIAVHSIAITVALVFILPFVFLFLTSVMTDSQALTTNFWPQHWVWSNYRTVFNVPGFGTWWKNTIEYAVLGTALTVLSSVPVAYALAKFRFPGRRLAMLLVISMMMLPPQVIIIPMYLFWAKQMHLDGTLWPLIIPMAFGDAYSIFLLRQFLLTIPKEYLDAAKVDGCGEVRTLLKVVLPMARPAISAVALFQFFSCWNDYFGPQIYASDNPAAWTLSYGLQSFHGAHQTNWNMTMAATLLVMAPVIVVFFFAQKAFIEGVTLTGVKG; encoded by the coding sequence ATGAGCGACACAGCAGTCCAGACCCCGGGCGAGACCCCGGGGAGCGCACCGGTAACCGTCCGGTCCCGCAGCGGGGTCCCCTCCAGCTCGGACGCGGCATGGCGCAAGGCCAAGCGGCAGCGGCGACTTGAGTGGATCGCGGTCCACTCGATCGCGATCACGGTGGCGCTGGTCTTCATCCTGCCGTTCGTCTTCCTGTTCCTCACCTCGGTGATGACGGACAGTCAGGCGCTCACCACCAACTTCTGGCCGCAGCACTGGGTCTGGAGCAACTACCGGACCGTCTTCAACGTCCCCGGCTTCGGCACCTGGTGGAAGAACACCATCGAGTACGCGGTGCTGGGCACCGCGCTGACGGTGCTCTCGTCCGTGCCGGTGGCCTACGCGCTGGCCAAGTTCCGCTTCCCCGGCCGCCGTCTGGCGATGCTGCTGGTCATCTCGATGATGATGCTGCCGCCGCAGGTCATCATCATCCCGATGTACCTGTTCTGGGCGAAGCAGATGCACCTGGACGGCACCCTGTGGCCGCTGATCATCCCGATGGCCTTCGGGGACGCGTACTCCATCTTCCTGCTGCGCCAGTTCCTGCTGACCATCCCCAAGGAGTACCTGGACGCGGCCAAGGTCGACGGCTGCGGCGAGGTCCGCACCCTGCTCAAGGTGGTGCTGCCGATGGCCAGGCCGGCCATCTCGGCGGTCGCCCTGTTCCAGTTCTTCTCCTGCTGGAACGACTACTTCGGCCCGCAGATCTACGCGTCCGACAACCCCGCCGCCTGGACGCTCTCCTACGGGCTCCAGTCCTTCCACGGGGCGCACCAGACCAACTGGAACATGACCATGGCAGCCACTCTGCTGGTCATGGCACCGGTGATCGTCGTCTTCTTCTTCGCACAGAAAGCCTTCATCGAAGGCGTGACACTGACAGGGGTCAAGGGCTGA
- a CDS encoding mechanosensitive ion channel family protein has translation MATQTPSPTPSAPTIGDATKSAGQAVGYLSSHWEGWVTGGVKIIFILVIALVVRAVIRTMISKMVTRMAQAHRENQPALITNLLENAERRKQRSQAMGSVLRSVASFLVLGTAALTALSVLGINLAPLLASAGVAGVAIGFGARNLVTDFLSGVFMILEDQYGVGDQIDTGVATGTVLEVGLRVTKLRGDGGEIWYIRNGEVKRIANMSQGWATATVEIPLGYHEDLGRVEALILAASEEMAKDDPWTEQLWEPVKVLGVDSLGSDTVIVKVAAKTMPGKATPVARELRRRIKTALDENGIQVGTVSVPTARIGDTAAVAASADIAAPSALGDPNSAQSRATAAIAPTPATTAAQAAEANTRQPGHEDGR, from the coding sequence ATGGCTACGCAGACTCCCTCTCCCACCCCGTCGGCCCCCACGATCGGCGACGCGACGAAGAGCGCAGGTCAGGCCGTCGGCTACCTCAGCAGCCACTGGGAAGGCTGGGTCACCGGCGGGGTGAAGATCATCTTCATCCTGGTGATCGCACTGGTCGTGCGGGCGGTGATCCGCACCATGATCAGCAAGATGGTGACCCGGATGGCCCAGGCCCACCGGGAGAACCAGCCCGCTCTGATCACGAACCTGCTGGAGAACGCGGAGCGCCGTAAGCAGCGCTCGCAGGCGATGGGGTCGGTGCTGCGCAGCGTCGCCTCGTTCCTGGTCCTCGGCACCGCCGCGCTCACCGCGCTGTCCGTGCTGGGCATCAATCTGGCCCCGCTGCTGGCCAGCGCGGGCGTGGCCGGCGTCGCGATCGGCTTCGGCGCGCGCAACCTGGTCACCGACTTCCTCTCCGGCGTGTTCATGATCCTGGAGGACCAGTACGGCGTCGGCGACCAGATCGACACCGGCGTCGCGACCGGAACGGTGCTGGAGGTCGGCCTGCGGGTGACCAAGCTGCGCGGCGACGGCGGCGAGATCTGGTACATCCGCAACGGCGAGGTGAAGCGGATCGCCAACATGAGCCAGGGATGGGCCACCGCGACGGTCGAGATCCCGCTCGGCTACCACGAGGACCTGGGCCGGGTGGAGGCGCTGATCCTGGCCGCCTCGGAGGAGATGGCCAAGGACGACCCCTGGACCGAGCAGCTCTGGGAGCCGGTGAAGGTGCTCGGCGTGGACTCGCTGGGCTCGGACACGGTGATCGTCAAGGTCGCCGCGAAAACCATGCCGGGCAAGGCCACCCCGGTGGCGCGGGAGCTGCGCCGCCGGATCAAGACCGCGCTGGACGAGAACGGCATCCAGGTCGGGACGGTGTCCGTGCCGACGGCGAGGATCGGGGACACGGCGGCAGTCGCCGCATCGGCGGACATCGCCGCACCCTCAGCTCTGGGCGACCCCAACTCGGCCCAGTCCCGCGCAACCGCCGCGATAGCGCCGACCCCGGCGACGACGGCCGCGCAGGCGGCGGAAGCGAACACCCGGCAGCCAGGTCACGAGGACGGGCGGTAG
- a CDS encoding ABC transporter substrate-binding protein: protein MTTSPSERIRSAGFRRATAAFACTAALTLTAAACTGSSNAGSAGNVGSSSAPVTITFWHGWSAPNELKAINTSIAAFEAANPNIKVKAVGNDTDDKVNQALRAGGDNAPDVVSTFSTNNVGQYCSSHAFADLTPFMTADGLDPAKTFPKSMLAYTNYKGDQCALPELGDAYGLYYNTDMFKAAGITSPPKTLSEFDADAVKLTKVSGSGYSQLGFMPNFHGYENQSEHLMGQWGPTYFTAAGKSNVAADPAFTQMLTWEQSLTQKLGGFSKLEKYRNTFGDEFSAKNPFEIGKVAMAMDGEWRVSMLKSDAPDLHYATAPFPVPDALASTYGRGYQTGTIIGMNAKSTKQAAAWKFLKFMTTDTKMLVQFANAISNVPSTFASLQDPGLDHSAQFQTFLNVANNPDTNTTPATVNGGKYLTSIQNFEYDFESGKVSNLQAGLKGLDTTIDNDLAQAGQ, encoded by the coding sequence GTGACGACCTCTCCCTCCGAGAGAATCCGCAGCGCCGGCTTCCGGCGTGCCACCGCCGCGTTCGCCTGTACCGCCGCCCTCACGCTGACCGCCGCGGCCTGTACCGGCAGCAGCAACGCCGGTTCGGCCGGCAACGTCGGCAGTTCGTCCGCCCCGGTGACCATCACCTTCTGGCACGGCTGGAGCGCCCCGAACGAGCTCAAGGCGATCAACACCAGCATCGCCGCGTTCGAGGCGGCCAACCCCAACATCAAGGTCAAGGCCGTCGGCAACGACACCGACGACAAGGTCAACCAGGCCCTGCGGGCCGGCGGCGACAACGCGCCCGACGTCGTCTCCACCTTCTCCACCAACAACGTCGGCCAGTACTGCAGCAGCCACGCCTTCGCGGACCTGACGCCGTTCATGACGGCCGACGGGCTGGACCCGGCCAAGACCTTCCCCAAGTCGATGCTGGCCTACACCAACTACAAGGGCGACCAGTGCGCGCTGCCCGAACTGGGCGACGCCTACGGCCTCTACTACAACACCGACATGTTCAAGGCCGCCGGCATAACCTCCCCGCCGAAGACCCTGAGCGAGTTCGACGCCGACGCGGTCAAGCTGACCAAGGTCAGCGGCAGCGGCTACAGCCAGCTCGGCTTCATGCCCAACTTCCACGGCTACGAGAACCAGTCCGAGCACCTGATGGGCCAGTGGGGCCCGACCTACTTCACCGCGGCCGGCAAGTCCAACGTCGCCGCCGACCCGGCCTTCACCCAGATGCTGACCTGGGAGCAGAGCCTGACCCAGAAGCTCGGCGGCTTCAGCAAGCTGGAGAAGTACCGCAACACCTTCGGCGACGAGTTCAGCGCCAAGAACCCCTTCGAGATCGGCAAGGTCGCGATGGCGATGGACGGTGAGTGGCGGGTCTCGATGCTCAAGAGCGACGCCCCCGACCTGCACTACGCCACCGCGCCGTTCCCGGTCCCGGACGCGCTGGCCAGCACCTACGGGCGCGGCTACCAGACCGGCACCATCATCGGCATGAACGCCAAGAGCACCAAGCAGGCCGCTGCCTGGAAGTTCCTGAAGTTCATGACCACGGACACCAAGATGCTGGTCCAGTTCGCCAACGCGATCTCCAACGTCCCGAGCACCTTCGCGTCGCTCCAGGACCCGGGGCTGGACCACTCGGCGCAGTTCCAGACCTTCCTGAACGTCGCCAACAACCCCGACACCAACACCACTCCGGCCACCGTCAACGGCGGCAAGTACCTGACGTCCATTCAGAACTTCGAGTACGACTTCGAGTCCGGCAAGGTGTCCAACCTGCAGGCCGGGCTCAAGGGCCTGGACACCACCATCGACAACGACCTGGCGCAGGCCGGCCAGTAG
- a CDS encoding 6-phospho-beta-glucosidase — MSRTTTTSPLISGLLKLVVVGGGSTYTPELIDGFARLRDTLPIGELVLVDPAADRLELVGGLARRIFAKQGHAGAIATSTDLDASVQGADAVLLQLRVGGQAARNQDETWPLECGCIGQETTGAGGLAKALRTVPVVLDIAERVRRANPDAWIVDFTNPVGIVTRALQTAGHKAVGLCNVAIGFQRRFAGLLGVVPERIRLDHVGLNHLTWERGVHLLDEPGGATGRDVLPELLERFGPDIAEDLELPLSLVRQLGTVPSYYLRYFYEHDRVVDELRVKGSRASEVAAIERQLLEMYGDPNLDEKPELLAKRGGAYYSEAAVNLVASLLGTGSPAGAVQVVNVPNNGTLPFLPDDAVIEVPATVDATGATPLPVPAVEPLYAGLIAHVTAYEQLALDAALRGGRDRVFQALLAHPLIGQINLADGLTDRLIAHNHEHLAWA, encoded by the coding sequence ATGAGCCGCACCACCACGACAAGCCCGCTCATCTCCGGCCTGCTCAAGCTCGTCGTCGTCGGCGGCGGGTCGACCTACACGCCGGAGCTGATCGACGGGTTCGCCCGGCTCCGGGACACGCTCCCCATAGGCGAGTTGGTGCTGGTCGACCCGGCCGCGGACCGGCTGGAGCTGGTCGGCGGGCTGGCCCGCCGGATCTTCGCCAAGCAGGGGCACGCCGGCGCCATCGCCACCAGCACCGACCTGGACGCCTCGGTGCAGGGCGCCGACGCCGTGCTGCTGCAGCTGCGGGTCGGCGGCCAGGCCGCGCGCAACCAGGACGAGACCTGGCCGCTGGAGTGCGGCTGCATCGGCCAGGAGACCACCGGCGCCGGCGGCCTGGCCAAGGCGCTGCGCACAGTGCCGGTGGTGCTGGACATCGCCGAGCGGGTCCGCCGGGCCAACCCGGACGCCTGGATCGTCGACTTCACCAACCCGGTCGGCATCGTCACCCGCGCCCTGCAGACCGCCGGCCACAAGGCCGTCGGGCTGTGCAACGTCGCCATCGGGTTCCAGCGCAGGTTCGCCGGGCTGCTGGGCGTCGTGCCGGAGCGGATCAGGCTCGACCACGTCGGGCTGAACCACCTCACCTGGGAGCGCGGCGTCCACCTGCTCGACGAGCCGGGCGGCGCCACCGGCCGGGACGTGCTGCCCGAACTGCTGGAGCGGTTCGGCCCGGACATCGCCGAGGACCTGGAGCTTCCGCTGTCGCTGGTACGGCAGTTGGGCACGGTGCCGTCGTACTACCTGCGCTACTTCTACGAGCACGACCGGGTGGTGGACGAGCTCAGGGTCAAGGGTTCGCGCGCCTCCGAGGTCGCCGCGATCGAGCGGCAGCTGCTGGAGATGTACGGGGACCCGAACCTGGACGAGAAGCCCGAGCTGCTGGCCAAGCGCGGCGGCGCGTACTACTCCGAGGCGGCGGTGAACCTGGTCGCCTCACTGCTCGGCACCGGGTCCCCGGCCGGGGCGGTGCAGGTGGTCAACGTCCCCAACAACGGCACCCTGCCGTTCCTGCCGGACGACGCCGTGATCGAGGTCCCCGCCACGGTCGACGCCACCGGTGCGACCCCGCTGCCCGTCCCCGCCGTCGAGCCGCTGTACGCCGGGCTGATCGCCCATGTGACGGCCTATGAGCAGCTGGCGCTCGACGCGGCGCTGCGCGGCGGGCGGGACCGGGTCTTCCAGGCCCTGCTGGCGCACCCGCTGATCGGCCAGATCAACCTCGCCGACGGACTGACGGACCGTCTGATCGCCCACAACCATGAGCATCTGGCATGGGCGTGA
- a CDS encoding HNH endonuclease: MPHVLVLNASYEPLGVVSMRRALVLVLDKKAVSLEDSGVLMHSATSAISAPSVVRLTRFVRVPFRGPVPLTRRALFARDGGRCVYCGAVATSVDHVVPRSRGGQHRWDNVVAACRRCNHVKADRHLADLGWRMKRPPAPPSGLAWRIIGTGHRDPRWRPYLEPYGSREEVSHVAPDVPQPEAPTERLSA, from the coding sequence GTGCCGCATGTCCTGGTCCTCAACGCGTCATACGAGCCACTCGGCGTCGTATCGATGCGCCGCGCCCTCGTTCTGGTCCTCGACAAGAAGGCTGTCAGCCTTGAGGACTCCGGGGTACTTATGCATAGCGCCACCAGCGCCATTTCGGCGCCGTCCGTCGTTCGACTGACCCGCTTCGTGCGGGTCCCTTTTCGTGGTCCTGTTCCGCTTACCCGCCGTGCGCTCTTCGCCCGCGACGGGGGCCGGTGCGTGTACTGCGGTGCCGTCGCAACCAGCGTCGACCACGTCGTGCCGCGCAGCCGGGGCGGGCAGCACCGCTGGGACAACGTGGTGGCGGCCTGCCGCCGCTGCAACCACGTCAAGGCTGACCGCCACCTCGCCGACCTCGGTTGGCGGATGAAGCGACCACCGGCCCCGCCCAGCGGCCTCGCCTGGCGGATCATCGGCACCGGCCACCGGGACCCCCGCTGGCGCCCTTATCTGGAGCCCTACGGCTCCCGTGAGGAGGTCTCCCACGTCGCCCCCGACGTCCCTCAACCGGAGGCACCGACCGAACGACTGTCTGCCTAG